Below is a genomic region from Candidatus Palauibacter scopulicola.
ACCCGCCTTCCGGCGGCAGCACGATGCGGCCGCGTTTCCGGTCGATCAGGAGGACGCGGTCGCTCATCATCGCCAGCTCGCCGAGGTCATGGCTCGCGACGAGGATCGTGGACTGGCCGCGGATCTCCTCGATCCGCCGGCGGAGGCGGATGCGCTGCCCGGGGTCCAGTCCCGACTCGGGCTCGTCGAGGAAGAGCAGTCCTGTCGGCCGCATCAGGGCCATGGCGAGGGCCAGCCGGCGCCGCATCCCCTTCGAGAGCGCGTCGGCGGGTCCGTCGGTGTCGTAGTCCACCCCGGCCAGCCGGCACGCCCGCTCGATGTCGGCCTCCGCACCGGCCGCGGCCGCCGCCAGCGCGAGCAGCCCGTCGCACGTCCACCCCGGCGGGAGCACCGTGTCTTCCGCCAGGTAGCCGATCCCGTGCCGCCGCCGGTAGTCCCCCGGCCCCGCACCGGCCACCGTGGCCTCGCCCTCGATCGGGGCCAGCACCCCCAGCAGCGTGCGGAAGAGCGTCGTCTTCCCCGAGCCGTTCGGCCCCACCACCGCCAGCACCTCCCCCGGCACGATGTCGAGCGACAGCCCCCCCAGCACCACCCGCCCCCGCCGATACCCGACTCCCAACCCCCGAACCCTCAACTCCGCCGCCCCATTCGCGATCGTCATATTCTCCTCATTCTTCTCATTCTTCTCATTCTTCGGCGCTCAATAGCGGCCGAGGCGGTCGCGGTAGGAGTGCATCTCGCGCTTCAGGACGGGGGCCAGCAGGTAGAGGCCGAGCAGGTTGGGGATCGCGACCACGTAGATCACGGCGTCCGAAAGATCGATCAGCGCTCCCAGTTGCAGGCTGGCGCCCAGGACCACGAACCCGCAGAAGAACAGCTTGAAGCCGGCTTCGACCATCCGGTTCTCGCCCGTCAGGTAGGTGAGCGATTTCAGGCCGTAGTAGCTCCACGAAATCATGGTGGAGAAGGCGAACAGCACCGCGGCCACCGAGAGGGGCACGGGCGACCACGAGAGGGTGCTCTCGAAGGCGGTCTTCGTCATCTCGATGCCGGTGATGCCGGTGTCGGCCAGCGCCGGATCGTAGACGGTCGTGATGATGACGAGCGCCGTCATCGTGCAGATGACGACCGTGTCGATGAACGGCTCGAGCAGGCCGACGAAGCCCTCAGTGCACGGTTCGTCGGTCTGCACCGCCGAGTGCGCGATGGCGGCGGAACCGAGGCCGGCTTCGTTGGAGAACACGGCGCGCCGGAAGCCGATGATCATCACGCCGATCATGCCGCCGCCGATGCTGTCCGCCGAGAACGCCCCTTCCCAGATCTGGACGATGGCGCCGGGCAGCCGGTCGGCGTTCAGTCCGATGATGGCCAGCGCCGACAGCACGTAGAGCACCGCCATGAAGGGCACGAGCCGGGAGGTGACGCGGGCGATGCTCCTGATGCCGCCGACGGTGACCAGCGCCACCGCGCCGGCCATGACGACGCCCAGCAGCCAGGCCTTGTCGCGGAAGAAGCTCGCTTCGGCGCCCGTCACCTCGATCAGGATGGCGGCCGCCTGGTTGGACTGGAACATGTTGCCGATGCCGAGGCAGCCCAGGACCATGGCGGCGGCGTAGAACATCCCCAGGCCGCGGCCGATCCGGGGCAGGTTTCGCAGCGCCAGGCCGTGCTGCAGGTAGTACATCGGGCCGCCGCTCACGGAGCCGTCCGGGTTGGTGCGGCGATACTTCACCGCGAGCGTGCACTCGGCGAACTTCGTGCTCATGCCGAGCAGCCCGGCGATGATCAGCCAGAGCGTAG
It encodes:
- a CDS encoding ABC transporter ATP-binding protein encodes the protein MTIANGAAELRVRGLGVGYRRGRVVLGGLSLDIVPGEVLAVVGPNGSGKTTLFRTLLGVLAPIEGEATVAGAGPGDYRRRHGIGYLAEDTVLPPGWTCDGLLALAAAAAGAEADIERACRLAGVDYDTDGPADALSKGMRRRLALAMALMRPTGLLFLDEPESGLDPGQRIRLRRRIEEIRGQSTILVASHDLGELAMMSDRVLLIDRKRGRIVLPPEGGFTREFLETEFVGLEGAVS
- a CDS encoding alanine/glycine:cation symporter family protein, with protein sequence MGVDELVNRVMRPVADAVSEFIFFSVPVGGAEMPLIVAWLIAGGAFFTLYLGFINVRGFRHALDLVRGRYTDPSQPGEVTPFQALATAVSGTVGIGNIAGVAVAISLGGPGATLWLIIAGLLGMSTKFAECTLAVKYRRTNPDGSVSGGPMYYLQHGLALRNLPRIGRGLGMFYAAAMVLGCLGIGNMFQSNQAAAILIEVTGAEASFFRDKAWLLGVVMAGAVALVTVGGIRSIARVTSRLVPFMAVLYVLSALAIIGLNADRLPGAIVQIWEGAFSADSIGGGMIGVMIIGFRRAVFSNEAGLGSAAIAHSAVQTDEPCTEGFVGLLEPFIDTVVICTMTALVIITTVYDPALADTGITGIEMTKTAFESTLSWSPVPLSVAAVLFAFSTMISWSYYGLKSLTYLTGENRMVEAGFKLFFCGFVVLGASLQLGALIDLSDAVIYVVAIPNLLGLYLLAPVLKREMHSYRDRLGRY